From a single Fusobacterium ulcerans ATCC 49185 genomic region:
- a CDS encoding NAD(P)/FAD-dependent oxidoreductase, with amino-acid sequence MKYDIIFLGGGQSGVFGAYEAAEKKEGAKILIIDKGKMLKQRVCPKETLGKCVNCPTCSIIYGVSGAGAFSDSKFNMDYRVGGDVHNVTGKKIVNDTIQYVVNIYRKFGFNEKPAGMNYNSVMEKIKRGCIENGIQLVDTPTMHLGTDGSRKLYTQLIDYLIEKGIEFATEREIDSLIIENGKIKGVTVTHKGKKEEYYSDNVVIGMGRSGAQKMMDLCKEHNIKYENGAIDIGVRAEIPDIIMKEINENFYEAKMIYYSRNYRDKMRTFCSNPSGFIAAEKYEDDFVLANGHAYKDRKSTNTNLALLCTKKFTEPFNQPFEYATAIAKMSSMLTGGKLLVQSYIDLKAGRRSTDEKLSRLNILPTTEDYVAGDIALACPQRLLDNIMEFIEVLDKITPGFASGDLLLYFPEIKFRSTRIEITKDMETSIKGLYAAGDSSGYGSGLNIAAVMGILAVRDILTKL; translated from the coding sequence GTGAAATATGACATTATCTTTTTAGGTGGTGGACAATCTGGAGTATTTGGTGCTTATGAAGCTGCTGAAAAAAAAGAGGGAGCTAAGATTCTTATTATTGATAAAGGAAAAATGCTCAAACAAAGGGTATGTCCAAAAGAAACTCTAGGGAAATGTGTAAATTGCCCTACTTGTTCAATAATTTATGGAGTGAGTGGTGCTGGAGCTTTTTCTGACTCAAAATTCAACATGGATTATAGAGTTGGAGGAGATGTACATAATGTAACAGGAAAAAAAATAGTTAATGATACTATTCAATATGTAGTAAACATATATAGAAAATTTGGATTTAATGAAAAACCAGCAGGAATGAATTATAATTCAGTTATGGAAAAAATAAAAAGAGGATGTATTGAAAATGGAATTCAGCTTGTTGATACACCTACTATGCATCTTGGAACTGATGGTTCAAGAAAGTTATACACTCAGCTCATAGATTATTTAATTGAAAAAGGTATAGAATTTGCTACTGAAAGAGAAATAGATAGCCTTATTATTGAGAATGGAAAAATCAAAGGAGTAACTGTAACTCATAAAGGAAAAAAAGAGGAATATTATTCTGATAATGTGGTCATTGGAATGGGAAGAAGTGGTGCCCAAAAGATGATGGACCTATGCAAAGAGCATAATATAAAATATGAAAATGGTGCTATTGATATTGGAGTAAGAGCTGAAATTCCTGATATTATTATGAAAGAAATCAATGAAAACTTCTATGAAGCAAAAATGATTTATTACTCTAGAAACTACAGAGATAAAATGAGAACTTTCTGTAGCAACCCTAGTGGATTTATTGCTGCTGAAAAATATGAAGATGACTTTGTTCTTGCCAATGGACATGCCTATAAAGATAGGAAATCTACTAATACAAATCTAGCTTTACTGTGCACTAAAAAATTTACAGAACCATTTAATCAGCCATTTGAATATGCAACTGCAATAGCTAAAATGTCATCTATGCTTACTGGTGGTAAACTTTTAGTTCAATCTTATATAGATTTAAAAGCTGGAAGAAGATCTACTGATGAAAAACTTTCAAGATTAAATATTCTTCCTACTACTGAAGATTATGTAGCTGGAGATATAGCTTTAGCATGTCCTCAAAGACTTCTGGATAATATAATGGAATTTATTGAAGTTCTTGATAAAATTACTCCTGGATTTGCCTCAGGTGATCTTCTGCTTTATTTCCCTGAAATAAAATTCAGAAGTACAAGAATAGAAATAACTAAAGATATGGAAACAAGTATAAAAGGACTTTATGCTGCTGGAGATAGTTCTGGTTATGGAAGTGGATTAAATATAGCTGCTGTAATGGGAATATTAGCTGTAAGAGATATATTAACTAAATTATAA
- the xseA gene encoding exodeoxyribonuclease VII large subunit: MFEERTYSVSEFNKKVKNYLEENSDLREFFLEGEMSGVTYYKSGHLYFNLKDKEAQVKCAAFKYKFKRITEDLKDGDSVKIFGDVGFYENRGDFQILVRHIEKKNELGELFAKLENLKKEMADQGYFDLSHKKPLPKFPKNIGVVTAYTGAAIQDIIKTIKKRDNTINIYVYPAKVQGIGAKEEIIKGIKALNKIEEIDLIIAGRGGGSIEDLWSFNEKEVALAFYNSEKPIISAVGHEIDYLLSDLTADARAATPTQAVELSVPERKKTLESIEDRNRYLKSLMKNYIEILKRELEKRENNYYIKNFRRNIEEKNQEVMEKETLLKKAFEYHIQNLQNNLNNRINKIVNLNPLETLKRGYSVVTKNGTSIKKVSNLLIDDEIDIKMTDGLIKGIVKEIKNEKDTY; encoded by the coding sequence ATGTTTGAAGAAAGAACCTATAGTGTAAGTGAATTTAATAAAAAAGTAAAAAACTATTTGGAAGAAAACAGTGACTTAAGAGAATTTTTTCTTGAAGGAGAAATGTCAGGTGTAACTTATTATAAAAGTGGCCATTTGTATTTCAATTTAAAAGATAAAGAAGCTCAGGTAAAATGTGCTGCTTTCAAATATAAATTTAAAAGAATTACAGAGGATTTAAAAGATGGAGATTCTGTAAAAATATTTGGAGATGTTGGTTTCTATGAAAATAGAGGAGATTTTCAAATACTTGTAAGACATATTGAGAAAAAAAATGAGTTAGGTGAACTTTTTGCCAAGCTTGAAAATCTAAAAAAAGAGATGGCTGATCAAGGTTATTTTGACCTTTCTCATAAAAAACCTCTCCCAAAATTTCCTAAAAATATTGGGGTAGTTACTGCTTATACTGGAGCAGCTATACAAGATATAATAAAGACTATCAAGAAAAGAGATAATACAATAAATATTTACGTTTATCCTGCCAAAGTACAAGGAATTGGAGCAAAGGAAGAAATCATAAAAGGAATTAAAGCATTAAACAAAATAGAGGAAATTGATTTAATAATAGCTGGAAGAGGTGGAGGAAGCATAGAAGATCTGTGGTCCTTTAATGAAAAAGAAGTAGCTCTTGCTTTTTATAATTCTGAAAAACCTATTATTTCTGCTGTAGGCCATGAAATAGATTATCTCCTCAGTGATCTTACAGCTGATGCCAGAGCTGCTACTCCCACTCAAGCTGTAGAACTTTCAGTTCCTGAACGAAAAAAAACTTTAGAATCTATTGAAGATAGAAACAGATATTTAAAATCTCTTATGAAAAATTATATAGAAATTTTAAAAAGAGAATTAGAAAAGCGAGAGAATAATTACTACATAAAAAATTTTAGAAGAAATATAGAAGAAAAAAATCAGGAAGTAATGGAAAAAGAAACTCTTTTGAAAAAAGCATTTGAATATCATATACAAAATCTTCAAAATAATTTAAATAACAGAATAAACAAGATAGTCAATTTAAATCCTCTTGAAACTTTAAAAAGAGGTTACAGTGTTGTTACTAAAAATGGAACTTCAATAAAAAAAGTCAGTAATTTATTAATAGATGATGAAATTGATATTAAAATGACTGATGGTTTAATAAAAGGAATTGTAAAGGAGATAAAAAATGAAAAAGATACTTATTAG
- a CDS encoding tetratricopeptide repeat protein: MKKILISIFILLSASLAFSEEVTPIYEYRNEALRNIDTKMEAERDRGRLKRLNNQFEEELKNYIESVNGNTEVIFQLANQYFRMNQYDRARKIFSMDKTDIRNVFGAATTARFLGRNEEAISLYNDTLNIDSSFYEAYLGRGIANRNLQNYDSALNDFRQYLNYRQDEYVYAGMGDIYMATEKYTDARNILEKGRSLYPGSKIIRELLVKVYAKIK, from the coding sequence ATGAAAAAGATACTTATTAGTATATTTATTCTCTTATCAGCATCTTTAGCTTTTTCAGAGGAAGTCACACCTATATACGAATATAGAAATGAAGCCCTGAGAAATATAGATACTAAAATGGAGGCTGAAAGAGATAGAGGAAGGTTAAAAAGGCTAAATAATCAATTTGAGGAAGAACTAAAAAATTATATTGAATCTGTAAATGGAAATACAGAAGTAATCTTCCAACTTGCAAATCAATATTTTAGAATGAATCAATATGATCGTGCAAGAAAAATCTTTTCTATGGATAAAACTGATATAAGAAATGTCTTTGGAGCAGCTACTACTGCAAGATTTCTTGGAAGAAATGAAGAGGCTATCTCATTATATAATGATACTTTAAATATAGATTCTTCTTTTTATGAAGCTTATCTTGGAAGAGGAATAGCTAATAGGAATCTTCAAAATTACGATAGTGCTTTAAATGACTTTAGACAATATTTAAATTATAGACAAGATGAATATGTATATGCTGGTATGGGAGATATCTATATGGCAACTGAAAAATATACAGATGCAAGAAATATTCTTGAAAAAGGAAGAAGTTTATACCCTGGTTCTAAAATAATAAGAGAACTTCTGGTAAAAGTTTACGCAAAAATAAAATAG
- the topA gene encoding type I DNA topoisomerase, giving the protein MVKKNLVIVESPAKAKTIEKILGKKFHVVASFGHVRDLPKSKLGVDVDNNFQPSYSTIKGKGDVIKNLKDLAKKSDKIYLASDPDREGEAIAWHIAHALKLDEKDSNRIEFNEITETAIKDSISHARKIDMDKVNAQQARRILDRLVGYGISSLLWKSISSNTSAGRVQSVALKLICDLEDEIKKFIPVKFWEVKGEFLNKLKLSLYRVDNKKFERLTDENVVKEIKKVEKKDFTVIEAKVSKKSKNSPLPLKTSTLQQLASSYLGFSASKTMRVAQGLYEGIDIDGNHKGLITYMRTDSTRISEDAVEMAKNYILENFGKEYLGVQKTVKSKQKIQDAHEAIRPTDIILTPDSLKSTLDKDQHKLYKLIWDRFLISQLAPMKYEQFEIICNYEKFDFRGTINKIIFDGYYKIFKEEEDLPLGEFPTIKEGDILKLEKLLIKEDFTKPPSRFTESSLVKKLEAEGIGRPSTYATIIETLKKREYVVVEGKSFSPTALGYEIKDKLDENFPNIMNVKFTAELENQLDEVADGEKDWVNLLSVFYKELKHYIDKFKITVEEEMSRIIESDVPCQCGKGNMILKTGRFGRYLACPNESEDCKEKISLKGVEIPAEDIKNGKIFVKEKVEEIVKAKKGRPTDVYTDSGAMYLLKFGRFGSYLESEKFAEDNIRTPLPTEIRKMLANNQIIEKDGIVQLKAELKKITDEEEKILKAAGKCEKCGRPFKINRGRWGKFLACTGYPECKNIKKIENKK; this is encoded by the coding sequence TTGGTTAAAAAGAATTTAGTTATAGTTGAATCCCCAGCTAAGGCTAAAACAATAGAAAAAATCCTAGGAAAAAAGTTCCATGTAGTTGCTTCTTTTGGTCATGTGAGAGATCTTCCTAAGAGTAAACTTGGTGTAGATGTGGATAATAATTTCCAACCTTCTTATTCTACAATAAAAGGAAAAGGAGATGTAATAAAAAATTTAAAAGATCTTGCAAAAAAATCTGATAAGATATATCTTGCTTCCGACCCAGATAGAGAAGGGGAAGCTATCGCCTGGCACATAGCTCATGCTTTAAAGCTTGATGAAAAAGACAGTAACAGAATAGAATTTAATGAAATAACTGAAACAGCTATTAAAGATTCTATATCTCATGCCAGAAAAATTGATATGGATAAAGTAAATGCTCAACAAGCTAGAAGAATACTTGATAGATTAGTGGGATATGGTATAAGCTCACTCCTATGGAAAAGTATTTCTTCAAATACTTCTGCTGGAAGAGTTCAGTCAGTTGCCTTAAAGCTTATCTGTGATTTAGAAGATGAAATTAAAAAATTCATTCCAGTTAAATTTTGGGAAGTAAAAGGAGAGTTTTTAAATAAATTAAAGCTTTCTCTCTATAGAGTAGACAATAAAAAATTTGAAAGACTTACTGATGAAAATGTTGTTAAAGAAATTAAAAAAGTGGAGAAAAAAGATTTTACTGTAATTGAAGCTAAGGTTTCTAAGAAAAGTAAAAATTCTCCTCTGCCTTTAAAAACAAGTACACTTCAGCAGTTAGCTTCATCTTATCTTGGTTTTTCAGCTTCTAAAACTATGAGAGTAGCTCAAGGCTTATATGAGGGTATTGATATAGATGGAAATCATAAAGGACTTATAACATATATGAGAACTGACTCTACAAGAATATCTGAAGATGCTGTAGAGATGGCAAAAAACTATATACTTGAAAATTTTGGAAAAGAATATCTTGGAGTACAAAAAACTGTTAAAAGCAAGCAAAAAATACAAGATGCTCATGAAGCTATCAGACCTACAGATATTATTCTTACTCCTGATAGTCTGAAAAGTACTTTAGATAAAGACCAACATAAACTATATAAGCTTATCTGGGACAGATTCCTTATATCACAACTTGCTCCTATGAAATATGAGCAGTTTGAAATAATATGCAATTATGAAAAGTTCGATTTTAGAGGAACTATAAATAAAATAATATTTGATGGATATTATAAAATATTTAAAGAAGAGGAAGATCTTCCTCTTGGAGAATTCCCTACTATAAAAGAAGGAGATATTCTTAAGTTAGAAAAACTTCTTATTAAAGAAGACTTTACTAAACCACCTTCAAGATTCACTGAATCTTCTCTGGTTAAAAAACTGGAAGCTGAAGGAATTGGAAGACCTTCTACATATGCTACTATCATTGAAACTCTAAAGAAAAGAGAATATGTTGTAGTTGAAGGTAAAAGTTTTAGTCCTACTGCATTAGGATATGAGATAAAAGATAAATTAGATGAAAATTTCCCTAATATAATGAATGTTAAATTCACTGCTGAACTTGAAAACCAGCTTGATGAAGTTGCTGATGGAGAAAAAGATTGGGTAAATCTTCTTTCAGTATTCTACAAAGAGCTTAAACATTACATAGATAAATTTAAAATTACAGTTGAAGAAGAGATGTCAAGAATAATTGAATCTGATGTTCCATGTCAGTGTGGAAAAGGCAATATGATTCTTAAAACTGGAAGATTTGGAAGATATCTTGCATGTCCTAATGAGTCTGAAGATTGCAAAGAAAAAATATCTCTCAAAGGAGTAGAAATACCTGCTGAAGATATAAAAAATGGTAAAATATTTGTTAAAGAAAAAGTAGAAGAAATAGTAAAAGCTAAAAAAGGAAGACCTACAGATGTATATACAGATAGTGGAGCTATGTATCTTTTAAAATTTGGTAGATTTGGAAGTTATCTTGAAAGTGAAAAATTTGCTGAAGATAATATAAGAACTCCTCTTCCAACTGAAATCAGAAAAATGCTGGCCAATAATCAGATAATAGAAAAAGATGGAATAGTACAACTTAAAGCTGAACTTAAAAAAATTACTGATGAAGAAGAAAAAATACTTAAAGCTGCTGGTAAATGTGAAAAATGTGGAAGACCATTTAAAATAAACAGAGGAAGATGGGGAAAATTTCTTGCTTGTACAGGATACCCTGAATGCAAAAATATAAAAAAAATAGAAAACAAAAAATAG
- a CDS encoding tyrosine-type recombinase/integrase, producing the protein MENLEKNIKDFLYYAEFGENKSLNTIKSLKKDLSQLSEYLKNIEKTEEASKITPVMLRGLIIELQKNEVGKRSINRKLSSLRSFFKYLMKNNIIKNNPIEVINSPSFEAEKPDILTLEEINKLRDVIDINNTNGLRDRLILELLYSSGITSTEMLGIGEQVFDLDNRTLLVSNGKANRTVFFSQRTREYFKRYVEAKKEKYGEKYNSSILFVNGSASRLSDRSLRRIVDRYAAKAGITREISPYSFRHTFAVQLLAKGMSLNFLQELMGHVTIESTKIYQEILYKIPFDFINQS; encoded by the coding sequence ATGGAAAACTTAGAAAAAAATATAAAAGATTTTTTGTACTATGCTGAATTTGGAGAAAATAAAAGCCTTAATACTATAAAATCTCTAAAAAAAGATCTTTCTCAACTTAGTGAATATCTAAAAAATATAGAAAAAACTGAAGAAGCCTCTAAAATAACTCCTGTTATGCTTAGAGGACTTATTATTGAACTTCAAAAAAATGAAGTAGGAAAAAGGTCGATTAATAGAAAACTTTCATCTTTAAGATCGTTTTTTAAATATTTAATGAAAAATAATATTATTAAAAATAATCCCATTGAAGTAATTAATTCTCCCTCTTTTGAAGCGGAGAAACCAGATATCCTTACTTTAGAAGAAATAAATAAACTTAGAGATGTAATAGATATAAATAATACAAATGGATTGAGAGATAGATTAATACTTGAGTTACTTTATTCAAGTGGTATAACTTCTACTGAAATGCTTGGAATAGGAGAACAGGTTTTTGATCTTGATAACAGAACTCTTTTAGTTTCCAATGGTAAAGCTAATAGAACTGTATTTTTTAGTCAGAGAACTAGGGAATACTTTAAAAGATATGTTGAAGCAAAGAAAGAAAAATATGGAGAAAAATATAATTCGAGCATTCTCTTCGTCAATGGTTCTGCCAGTAGATTGAGTGACAGATCATTAAGAAGAATTGTTGACAGATATGCTGCAAAGGCTGGTATTACAAGGGAAATCAGTCCTTACAGCTTCAGGCATACTTTTGCTGTACAGTTATTGGCTAAAGGAATGAGTCTTAATTTTTTGCAAGAACTTATGGGACATGTTACAATAGAGAGTACAAAAATATATCAGGAAATTTTATACAAAATACCATTTGACTTTATAAATCAAAGTTAG
- the dprA gene encoding DNA-processing protein DprA encodes MEWYKLRAAGVKDSVIRNLMSAFKEYLDIFKLDEFQLKKYFNIDDGEYKKIINSKTLSLDKEIENLKKNKVKVLSLKSQNYPEELKNISQPPVFLYYKGDISLLKNRRIGVVGTRKATTYGRITCEKMTEDLIENGITTVSGLALGIDSICHKRTLDKSGKTIAVVGSGLDIIYPKENRILWEQIEKYGLIISEYPLGTEPIGYNFPMRNRIIVGLSKGILVIESQKKGGSLITAELALEEGREVFAVPGDIFSPSSEGCNNLIKNSQAKLTTDVKDIIVEYGWKIKNNKNSNLDLTSYEEKIFSLLEKEKNLDELILESSFKASEILSILMDLEIKHIIVSIPGGKYRRKN; translated from the coding sequence TTGGAATGGTATAAATTAAGGGCAGCAGGTGTCAAGGACAGTGTTATCCGTAATTTAATGTCAGCTTTTAAGGAATACTTGGATATATTTAAATTAGATGAATTTCAACTAAAAAAATATTTTAATATTGATGATGGAGAGTATAAAAAAATTATTAACTCTAAAACTCTATCTCTTGATAAAGAAATAGAAAATTTAAAGAAAAATAAAGTAAAAGTATTAAGTTTAAAAAGTCAAAATTATCCAGAAGAACTAAAAAATATAAGTCAGCCTCCTGTTTTTCTCTATTATAAAGGAGATATTTCTCTTTTGAAAAATAGAAGAATAGGAGTTGTAGGTACAAGGAAAGCTACCACTTATGGAAGAATAACATGTGAAAAAATGACTGAAGATCTTATTGAAAACGGAATTACCACTGTAAGTGGACTAGCTCTTGGAATAGACAGTATTTGTCATAAAAGAACCTTAGATAAATCTGGTAAAACTATTGCAGTAGTTGGTAGCGGACTTGATATTATCTATCCAAAAGAAAATAGAATATTATGGGAACAAATAGAAAAATATGGATTAATAATCAGTGAATATCCTCTTGGAACAGAACCTATTGGATACAATTTCCCTATGAGAAATAGAATAATAGTAGGATTATCCAAAGGAATTCTTGTAATAGAAAGTCAGAAAAAAGGTGGCAGTTTGATTACAGCTGAATTAGCTTTAGAAGAAGGAAGAGAAGTATTTGCTGTTCCAGGAGATATTTTCTCTCCTTCCTCTGAAGGATGTAACAATTTAATAAAAAACAGTCAGGCAAAACTTACCACAGATGTAAAAGATATAATTGTAGAATATGGATGGAAAATAAAAAATAATAAAAATAGTAATTTAGATCTTACTTCTTATGAAGAAAAAATATTTTCTTTACTTGAAAAAGAAAAAAATTTAGACGAACTTATTTTAGAGTCCTCATTCAAGGCAAGTGAGATTTTATCTATACTTATGGACCTTGAAATAAAGCATATCATAGTAAGTATTCCTGGTGGAAAATACAGGAGAAAAAACTAA
- the yqeH gene encoding ribosome biogenesis GTPase YqeH, with translation MGKKCVGCGIELQSEDVNKNGYLPEGKLQENGDHYCQRCFKIKNYGKYMPVRLNKDDYRKEVQEAMQYSKLAIAVFDIIDFEGSFDDEILDVLREMDSIVVINKLDLIPDDKHPSEVSDWVKNRLAEEGIAPLDIAIVSSKNGYGINGIFKKIKHFYPDGVEAIVLGVTNVGKSSIVNKLLGAKKVTVSKYPGTTLKSVKNQIPHTDIILVDTPGLIPEGRISDLVCEECNLKMVPSGEISRKTFKVKKGRALLIGELLWFKVLNEDATMPIFSLYAAKDVTFHETNTEKLKELLTSDRKDLLYPPCDNCREQYKKLEMIKKKIKVQAGEELVFKGLGWISVKRGPLEIEVTLPKEAGIIVRDAFIKPKR, from the coding sequence ATGGGCAAAAAATGTGTTGGGTGTGGAATAGAATTACAAAGTGAAGATGTAAATAAAAATGGATACTTGCCTGAAGGAAAACTTCAAGAAAATGGCGATCATTACTGCCAAAGATGTTTTAAAATAAAAAATTATGGTAAATATATGCCTGTAAGATTAAACAAAGATGATTACAGAAAAGAAGTACAAGAAGCTATGCAGTATTCTAAATTAGCTATAGCTGTATTTGATATAATAGATTTCGAAGGTTCTTTTGATGATGAAATACTTGATGTTTTAAGAGAGATGGACTCTATAGTAGTTATTAATAAACTGGACCTTATCCCTGATGATAAACATCCTTCTGAAGTATCTGACTGGGTAAAAAATAGATTGGCAGAAGAAGGAATAGCCCCTCTTGATATTGCAATTGTAAGCAGTAAAAATGGTTATGGAATTAATGGTATATTCAAAAAAATAAAGCATTTTTATCCTGATGGAGTGGAAGCAATAGTTCTTGGAGTTACTAATGTAGGAAAATCCAGTATTGTAAATAAACTTTTAGGAGCTAAAAAAGTAACTGTTTCTAAATATCCAGGAACTACACTTAAAAGTGTAAAAAATCAAATTCCTCATACAGATATTATATTAGTAGATACTCCTGGACTTATTCCAGAGGGACGTATTTCAGATTTAGTGTGTGAAGAATGCAATCTAAAAATGGTTCCTTCAGGTGAGATTTCTAGAAAAACATTTAAAGTGAAAAAAGGCAGAGCTCTTTTAATTGGAGAATTACTATGGTTTAAAGTGTTGAATGAAGATGCTACTATGCCTATCTTCTCTCTTTATGCTGCAAAAGATGTAACTTTCCACGAAACAAATACAGAGAAATTGAAAGAACTTTTAACTTCTGACAGAAAAGATCTTCTTTATCCTCCATGTGATAATTGCAGAGAGCAATATAAAAAATTGGAAATGATAAAGAAAAAAATAAAAGTGCAGGCTGGAGAAGAGTTAGTATTTAAAGGATTGGGATGGATATCAGTAAAAAGAGGTCCTTTAGAAATCGAAGTTACCCTTCCTAAAGAAGCTGGAATAATTGTAAGAGATGCTTTTATTAAACCAAAAAGATAA
- the hslV gene encoding ATP-dependent protease subunit HslV has translation MIRATTIIAVKKDGKVAVAGDGQVTFGEVVFKGNAKKIRKIGDYEVLAGFAGAAADAFALMDKFENKLDEFGGNLKKASVELAKDWRTDKALRVLDAMLIVADKNMILILSGNGDVIEPDGDVAAIGSGGNYAYAAARALIRNNKEMSAEEIAVEAMEIAGEMCIYTNLNIVYDVLS, from the coding sequence ATGATAAGAGCTACTACAATTATAGCAGTAAAAAAAGATGGAAAAGTTGCTGTTGCAGGTGATGGACAAGTCACTTTTGGAGAGGTAGTTTTCAAAGGCAATGCAAAAAAAATACGCAAAATAGGTGATTATGAAGTTTTAGCTGGATTTGCAGGAGCTGCTGCTGATGCTTTTGCACTAATGGATAAATTTGAAAATAAATTAGATGAGTTTGGAGGAAATTTAAAAAAAGCCTCTGTTGAACTTGCAAAGGATTGGAGAACAGATAAAGCTTTAAGAGTTTTAGATGCTATGCTTATTGTAGCTGATAAAAATATGATACTGATTCTTTCAGGTAATGGTGATGTAATAGAGCCTGATGGAGATGTAGCTGCTATTGGAAGTGGTGGAAACTATGCTTATGCTGCTGCCAGAGCTCTCATAAGAAACAATAAAGAAATGTCTGCTGAAGAAATAGCAGTTGAAGCTATGGAAATAGCTGGGGAAATGTGTATTTATACAAATTTGAATATAGTTTATGATGTATTAAGTTAA
- the trmFO gene encoding methylenetetrahydrofolate--tRNA-(uracil(54)-C(5))-methyltransferase (FADH(2)-oxidizing) TrmFO, which translates to MNNKEVIIVGAGLAGCEAAYQLAKRGIKVKLYEMKSKKMTEAHKNKYFAELVCSNSLGGDNLANASGLMKEELRKLDSLLIKIADKNRVPAGQALAVDRDGFSIEITEYLKSMENIEVIEEEFTEIPEDQIVLIASGPLTSEVLSQKIAELTHSDHLYFYDAAAPIVTLESIDMEKAYRQSRYGKGEGEYINCPMNKEEYYAFYNALITAERAPLKTFEEEKLFEACMPVERIAMTGERTLVFGPLKPKGLINPKTDKMDYAVVQLRQDDKEGKLYNIVGFQTNLKWGEQKRVFSMIPGLENADFIRYGVMHRNTFIDSSRLLDETLKLKTRDNIYFAGQITGSEGYVSSISTGAMAAINIAHRLLGKDPFILDDRSAIGAMIKYVTEEKKNFQPMGPNFGIIRSLDGVRIRDKKERYNAISKIALDHLESKIKELA; encoded by the coding sequence ATGAATAATAAAGAAGTCATCATAGTCGGAGCTGGATTAGCTGGCTGTGAAGCTGCATATCAGCTGGCTAAAAGAGGAATAAAAGTAAAACTTTACGAAATGAAATCTAAAAAAATGACAGAAGCACATAAAAATAAATATTTTGCTGAACTTGTTTGCAGTAATTCTCTAGGTGGTGACAATCTTGCCAATGCTTCTGGACTTATGAAAGAAGAATTGAGAAAACTTGATTCTCTTCTCATAAAAATAGCTGATAAAAACAGAGTTCCTGCTGGCCAGGCTTTAGCTGTAGATAGAGATGGATTTTCAATAGAAATAACTGAATATTTAAAAAGTATGGAAAATATAGAAGTAATTGAAGAAGAATTCACTGAAATACCTGAAGACCAGATAGTTCTCATTGCTTCTGGACCTCTTACTTCTGAAGTATTATCTCAAAAAATAGCTGAACTTACTCATAGCGATCATCTTTATTTTTATGATGCAGCTGCTCCCATTGTTACTTTGGAATCTATTGATATGGAAAAAGCTTATCGTCAATCTCGTTATGGAAAAGGAGAAGGAGAATATATCAACTGCCCTATGAATAAAGAGGAATACTATGCTTTTTATAATGCTTTAATAACAGCTGAAAGAGCTCCCCTAAAAACTTTTGAAGAGGAAAAACTTTTTGAAGCATGTATGCCTGTAGAAAGAATAGCAATGACAGGAGAAAGAACTCTTGTATTTGGTCCATTAAAACCTAAAGGTCTTATTAATCCTAAAACTGATAAAATGGATTATGCTGTTGTACAGCTTAGACAAGATGATAAAGAAGGAAAACTATATAACATTGTAGGATTCCAAACAAATCTCAAATGGGGAGAACAAAAAAGAGTTTTCTCTATGATTCCTGGACTTGAAAATGCTGATTTCATAAGATATGGGGTTATGCATAGAAATACATTTATAGATTCATCAAGGTTATTAGATGAAACATTGAAGCTGAAAACAAGAGATAATATTTACTTTGCTGGTCAGATAACAGGAAGTGAAGGTTATGTTTCTTCTATATCTACTGGTGCCATGGCTGCCATCAATATAGCCCATAGATTATTAGGAAAAGATCCTTTTATCTTAGATGATAGAAGTGCTATTGGTGCAATGATAAAATATGTTACTGAAGAGAAAAAGAATTTTCAGCCTATGGGACCTAACTTTGGAATTATAAGATCTCTTGATGGAGTAAGAATAAGAGATAAAAAAGAAAGATATAATGCTATTTCTAAAATAGCCTTAGATCACCTAGAAAGTAAAATAAAAGAACTAGCGTAG